From [Clostridium] symbiosum, a single genomic window includes:
- a CDS encoding sodium:solute symporter family protein, giving the protein MLIAVWIITFLLIIGVGVYAGTKVKSANQWSGGDKTMGAVSLGCIFAAWQIGGMAVVGAAQNGYNLGISGAWYSIAGSFYFIALAVFAKIIRERMPGESVPAYLQNRFDKKTTRLYSYAWIVYGFLYIPIQLKTVASIIQIVLPGMNLMAAMLIGVTVAVLYTSFSGMKGASAVGRVVCIGIYILLIVFTFTTLSNFGGLGGLFDQLPEKYDSMGNMPTQRIVAWILGGCISTAVMQAVLQPLLAAKSPQAARTGSILGYLIAAPICFFTAICGMLSKASGADLGDGSTAFAYAIKTFSSPVFAGVIFAFATMIIAATMATMMLATGTIITNIYKTEIAPGADDQKVLKISKSVTFIFAYLTLIPAFLIPSQSLTNLFLTLQHVAAAPVSFSILAGLMWKRCTKQGAFWSMLTGMIVGVTWMLLGLTDKMEAVYPVVVVTYSVGIIVSLMTNKKEIA; this is encoded by the coding sequence ATGTTAATTGCTGTATGGATTATTACGTTTCTGTTAATCATTGGGGTCGGAGTTTATGCCGGTACGAAAGTTAAATCGGCAAATCAGTGGTCCGGCGGAGACAAGACAATGGGCGCCGTTTCACTCGGCTGTATATTTGCAGCATGGCAAATCGGCGGCATGGCCGTCGTTGGCGCAGCACAGAACGGTTACAATCTCGGAATTTCCGGCGCATGGTATTCCATTGCGGGGTCTTTCTATTTTATCGCCCTGGCTGTCTTCGCCAAAATTATCCGGGAAAGAATGCCCGGCGAATCGGTTCCCGCCTATCTGCAGAACCGGTTTGACAAAAAGACCACGCGCTTATATTCCTATGCCTGGATCGTTTACGGATTTCTCTATATTCCGATTCAGTTAAAAACAGTAGCCAGCATCATCCAGATTGTACTGCCGGGTATGAACCTGATGGCAGCAATGCTGATTGGCGTTACCGTAGCCGTACTCTACACCAGCTTTTCCGGTATGAAGGGGGCATCGGCCGTAGGACGCGTTGTCTGCATCGGTATCTACATCCTGCTTATTGTCTTTACCTTCACAACGCTTTCCAATTTCGGAGGCCTCGGCGGCTTATTTGACCAGCTTCCTGAAAAATATGATTCCATGGGAAATATGCCGACACAGCGAATCGTTGCATGGATTCTGGGCGGATGCATCAGTACCGCGGTAATGCAGGCCGTGCTTCAGCCTCTTCTTGCCGCAAAGAGCCCTCAGGCGGCAAGAACAGGTTCGATTCTCGGCTATCTGATCGCCGCTCCGATCTGTTTTTTCACGGCAATCTGTGGTATGCTGTCGAAAGCATCCGGCGCCGACCTGGGCGACGGTTCAACTGCTTTTGCCTATGCCATTAAAACCTTCAGCAGCCCTGTTTTCGCCGGTGTCATCTTTGCGTTTGCAACCATGATCATCGCCGCTACGATGGCAACCATGATGCTCGCAACGGGAACCATCATCACAAATATTTACAAGACGGAAATCGCACCGGGAGCCGATGATCAGAAGGTCTTAAAAATTTCCAAATCCGTTACGTTTATTTTTGCCTACCTGACCCTGATTCCGGCCTTCCTGATTCCCAGCCAGTCTCTGACCAACCTGTTCTTAACGCTTCAGCATGTAGCGGCAGCACCGGTAAGCTTCTCCATCCTGGCCGGTTTAATGTGGAAACGCTGCACAAAGCAGGGCGCTTTCTGGAGCATGCTGACCGGTATGATAGTAGGCGTTACATGGATGCTTCTCGGGCTGACCGACAAGATGGAAGCAGTATATCCGGTTGTGGTTGTTACATATTCAGTCGGAATTATTGTCTCGCTTATGACGAATAAAAAGGAGATCGCTTAA
- a CDS encoding ATP-binding cassette domain-containing protein → MISTSNVTLRVGKKALFEDVSIKFVEGNCYGMIGANGAGKSTFLRILSGQLEPTSGEVNITAGQRLSFLQQDHFKYDAYTVLDTVIMGNARLYEIMKEKEAIYMKEDFTDEDGIKAADLEGEFATMNGWEAESDAANLLNGLGIETDLHYKMMGDLNGAQKVKVLLAQALFGNPDILLLDEPTNHLDLDAIAWLEEFLINFENTVIVVSHDRYFLNKVCTQIADIDYGKIQLYAGNYDFWYESSQLMIKQMKEANKKKEEKIKELQEFIQRFSANASKSKQATSRKKALEKIELDEIRPSSRKYPYIDFRPEREIGNEVLTVENLSKTIDGVKVLDGISFILNREDKVALVGPNEQAKTVLFKILAGEMEPDEGSYKWGLTTSQAYFPKDNSAEFDNDDTIVDWLTQYSPVKDVTYVRGFLGRMLFAGEDGVKKVKVLSGGEKVRCMLSKMMISGANVLILDEPTDHLDMESITALNNGMTKFQGVIIFSSRDHQIVETTANRIMEIVNGKLIDKITTYDEYLASDEMARKRQVFTVTDSQEEDD, encoded by the coding sequence ATGATTAGTACAAGTAATGTAACGTTACGTGTAGGCAAGAAGGCATTGTTTGAAGATGTCAGTATTAAATTTGTCGAGGGAAACTGTTATGGTATGATCGGAGCCAACGGAGCCGGTAAATCTACCTTTTTAAGAATCCTGTCCGGACAGCTGGAACCGACCAGCGGAGAGGTTAATATCACCGCAGGACAGAGACTTTCCTTCCTGCAGCAGGATCATTTTAAATATGATGCTTATACGGTTCTGGACACCGTTATTATGGGAAATGCCAGACTGTATGAGATAATGAAAGAAAAAGAAGCAATTTACATGAAGGAAGATTTCACCGATGAAGATGGAATCAAGGCCGCCGATCTGGAGGGAGAGTTTGCCACGATGAACGGATGGGAGGCGGAATCAGATGCCGCCAATTTGCTGAACGGACTTGGTATCGAGACGGACTTACACTATAAAATGATGGGCGACTTAAACGGCGCTCAGAAGGTAAAAGTCCTTCTGGCCCAGGCGTTATTTGGAAATCCGGATATCCTGCTGCTCGACGAGCCGACCAACCACCTGGATCTGGACGCTATCGCCTGGCTGGAGGAATTCCTGATTAATTTTGAGAACACGGTTATTGTGGTATCCCATGACAGGTACTTCTTAAATAAGGTCTGCACCCAGATTGCCGATATCGATTATGGTAAGATTCAGCTTTACGCAGGAAACTATGATTTCTGGTACGAGTCCAGCCAGCTGATGATTAAGCAGATGAAGGAAGCCAACAAGAAGAAGGAAGAGAAGATTAAGGAACTGCAGGAATTTATCCAGCGTTTCTCGGCCAATGCCTCCAAGTCCAAACAGGCTACTTCCAGAAAGAAAGCGCTTGAAAAAATCGAACTGGATGAAATCAGACCATCCAGCCGTAAATATCCATATATTGATTTCAGGCCGGAGCGGGAAATCGGCAACGAAGTGCTGACCGTGGAGAACCTTTCCAAGACAATCGACGGAGTAAAGGTCTTAGACGGAATTTCATTTATCCTGAACAGGGAAGATAAGGTTGCCCTGGTCGGACCGAATGAGCAGGCCAAGACGGTGCTGTTTAAGATTCTGGCGGGTGAGATGGAGCCGGACGAGGGAAGCTACAAATGGGGGCTTACCACATCCCAGGCATATTTCCCGAAGGATAACAGCGCCGAATTCGACAACGACGACACGATTGTGGATTGGCTAACCCAGTACTCTCCGGTTAAGGATGTAACGTATGTCCGCGGTTTCCTGGGCAGAATGCTGTTTGCCGGTGAGGATGGAGTGAAGAAGGTAAAAGTTCTTTCCGGTGGAGAGAAGGTTCGCTGCATGCTTTCCAAGATGATGATCTCGGGAGCCAACGTGCTGATCCTTGATGAGCCGACCGACCATCTGGATATGGAGTCCATCACGGCGCTCAATAACGGTATGACGAAATTCCAGGGTGTAATCATTTTCTCATCACGTGATCATCAGATCGTGGAGACAACGGCAAACCGTATTATGGAGATTGTAAACGGCAAGCTGATTGATAAGATTACGACATACGACGAATATCTGGCAAGCGATGAGATGGCCAGAAAACGTCAGGTATTTACAGTAACAGACAGTCAGGAAGAGGACGACTGA
- the gnpA gene encoding 1,3-beta-galactosyl-N-acetylhexosamine phosphorylase: protein MMNVRGRLTLPTDVDMVDETLKLKERLDADALRDCDGTEMPPDLLKTGAKIYATYYTTRKDNDWARNNPEEVQQEYLITDRMTAKSWTLSIELMKGFHTQQLKVNTIDDPKRWWEVVDRTTGKVIPVENWFYDEATGEVIIKSIPYHQYTVSFLAFLIWDPVHMYNYLTNDWQGAEHQMTFDVRQPKTQAYVKEKLRRWCEENPDVDVVRFTTFFHQFTLTFDDQKREKYVEWFGYSASVSPYILEQFEHWAGYRFRPEYIVDQGYFNSTFRVPSKEFRDFIEFQQIEVSRLAKDLVDIVHAYGKEAMMFLGDHWIGTEPFGKYFDNIGLDAVVGSVGDGVTMRMISDIKGVNYTEGRLLPYFFPDVFTEGGDPIGEAQDNWMKARRAILRAPLDRIGYGGYLKLASEWPGFIEQIEKVVGEFRQIQEAMDGTSSYVAPFKVAILNCWGELRRWMCNQVHHAIWHREIYSYVGVIECLSGMPVDVEFINFDDVRNGIDPDIKVIINAGDAYTAWSGAENWVDEKVVTAIRRFVDQGGGFIGVGEPTAFQYQGRYFQLSDVLGADREMGFSMSTDKYNELAENYKEHFILEDISGDIDFGEGKSRIYAQGEGYQILDKDGEYSRLIVNQYGQGRSVYFTGLPYSPQNCRILLRAIYFAAHREDEMKKYYVTNVETEVAAFEKAGRVAVINNSKEAQKTELYIHGTLKCSLDMKPMEMIWVEI, encoded by the coding sequence ATAATGAATGTAAGAGGAAGACTTACCCTGCCGACGGATGTAGACATGGTGGATGAGACACTTAAGTTAAAAGAAAGACTTGACGCGGATGCACTCAGAGACTGCGACGGGACAGAGATGCCTCCTGATCTTTTAAAAACAGGAGCGAAGATTTACGCTACTTATTATACAACGAGAAAAGACAACGACTGGGCCAGGAATAATCCCGAGGAGGTTCAGCAGGAATATCTGATCACAGACCGCATGACAGCTAAGAGCTGGACGCTCTCCATTGAATTGATGAAGGGATTCCATACACAGCAGCTGAAGGTCAATACAATCGACGATCCGAAGCGCTGGTGGGAGGTTGTAGACAGGACGACCGGTAAGGTAATCCCGGTTGAAAACTGGTTTTACGATGAAGCCACGGGGGAAGTTATTATAAAAAGCATCCCCTATCATCAGTATACGGTCAGCTTTCTGGCTTTCCTGATCTGGGATCCGGTCCATATGTACAATTATCTGACCAATGACTGGCAGGGTGCGGAACACCAGATGACTTTCGATGTGCGCCAGCCCAAGACACAGGCCTATGTCAAAGAGAAGCTGAGACGCTGGTGTGAAGAGAACCCGGATGTGGATGTTGTGAGATTTACCACCTTCTTCCATCAGTTTACCCTGACTTTTGACGATCAGAAACGGGAAAAATATGTGGAATGGTTTGGCTACAGCGCCAGCGTCAGCCCTTATATCCTGGAACAGTTTGAGCACTGGGCAGGCTACCGGTTCCGCCCGGAATATATCGTAGATCAGGGATATTTTAATTCCACGTTCCGCGTACCGTCCAAAGAATTCAGGGACTTCATCGAATTTCAGCAGATTGAGGTCAGCAGGCTGGCCAAGGATCTGGTGGATATTGTCCATGCTTATGGCAAGGAAGCCATGATGTTTCTGGGAGACCACTGGATTGGAACGGAACCGTTCGGAAAGTATTTTGACAATATTGGGCTGGATGCAGTGGTTGGTTCCGTCGGGGACGGCGTGACGATGCGTATGATTTCCGATATCAAGGGGGTAAATTATACGGAGGGACGTCTTTTACCGTATTTCTTCCCGGATGTTTTCACCGAGGGCGGAGATCCAATCGGAGAGGCTCAGGATAACTGGATGAAGGCCAGAAGGGCGATCCTGCGCGCCCCTCTGGACCGGATCGGGTACGGCGGTTATTTGAAACTGGCCTCCGAATGGCCCGGTTTTATCGAGCAGATTGAGAAAGTAGTAGGGGAATTCCGCCAGATCCAGGAGGCGATGGATGGAACCAGTTCCTACGTTGCCCCGTTCAAGGTGGCAATTTTAAACTGCTGGGGAGAGCTGAGAAGATGGATGTGCAACCAGGTCCATCATGCAATCTGGCACCGCGAGATTTATTCTTATGTGGGTGTCATTGAATGCCTGAGCGGAATGCCGGTCGATGTGGAATTTATTAATTTCGACGATGTACGCAACGGAATCGATCCTGACATTAAAGTAATTATTAATGCCGGAGATGCTTATACGGCCTGGAGCGGAGCGGAAAACTGGGTGGATGAGAAAGTGGTTACCGCCATCCGCCGCTTCGTAGATCAGGGAGGCGGATTCATCGGAGTCGGAGAGCCGACCGCATTCCAGTACCAGGGACGGTATTTCCAGCTCAGCGATGTGCTGGGAGCCGACCGTGAGATGGGATTCTCCATGAGCACGGATAAATACAACGAACTTGCAGAGAATTATAAAGAACACTTTATTCTGGAGGATATCAGCGGAGATATTGATTTCGGAGAGGGCAAGAGCCGCATTTATGCCCAGGGCGAGGGATATCAGATCCTGGATAAAGACGGAGAATACAGCAGACTGATCGTAAACCAGTACGGCCAGGGCCGCAGCGTATACTTCACAGGACTGCCGTATTCACCGCAGAACTGCAGAATCTTACTTCGCGCCATCTACTTTGCCGCCCACCGGGAAGACGAGATGAAGAAATACTATGTCACCAACGTCGAAACCGAGGTTGCCGCATTCGAGAAGGCCGGCCGTGTTGCCGTGATTAATAATTCGAAGGAAGCTCAGAAGACGGAGCTTTATATCCATGGAACTTTAAAATGCAGTCTGGATATGAAGCCGATGGAAATGATATGGGTTGAGATTTAG
- a CDS encoding AraC family transcriptional regulator yields the protein MSSNRFILKNHDGQKLTGNLLYISTSKYEDDWQSIPHIHHFSELIYITAGKGRFILEGEEYPVVEGDLIIIPPDMEHTERSVPLHPLEYIVVGVNGVSFRDNKCLERYFICHYGKDTELLSVLLLLLEEAESEEAYSGTACQALWEVLMIRIARRQNLLPTHFTASRMTKECSQIKRYLDSNYADNITLDQLASLAHMSKYYLVHAFTRYTGLSPINYLNARRIAISRELLATTDHSIAQIASLAGFSSQSYFAQVFKREVGKSPAQYRKEGPLKSI from the coding sequence ATGAGCAGTAACCGCTTCATTTTAAAAAATCACGACGGCCAGAAACTGACCGGCAATCTCTTATATATATCCACTTCCAAATATGAAGATGACTGGCAGAGCATCCCCCATATCCATCATTTTTCTGAACTGATCTACATCACGGCGGGCAAAGGCCGCTTTATTCTGGAGGGTGAGGAATACCCGGTAGTCGAGGGCGATCTCATTATCATTCCCCCCGACATGGAACATACGGAGCGATCCGTTCCCCTTCATCCCCTGGAATATATCGTGGTTGGTGTAAACGGCGTCTCCTTCCGGGACAACAAATGTCTGGAGCGCTATTTCATCTGCCACTACGGTAAGGACACTGAACTTCTCTCGGTGCTTCTGCTCCTTCTGGAGGAAGCGGAAAGTGAGGAAGCCTACTCCGGCACCGCCTGCCAGGCCCTTTGGGAAGTTCTGATGATTCGGATTGCGCGCAGGCAGAACCTTCTGCCCACACACTTTACCGCTTCCAGAATGACAAAGGAATGCAGCCAGATTAAGCGTTATCTGGATTCCAACTATGCAGACAATATCACATTGGATCAGCTGGCCTCACTGGCGCATATGAGCAAATACTATCTGGTCCACGCATTTACCAGGTATACAGGCCTGTCTCCAATTAACTACCTGAATGCCCGGCGAATCGCAATCAGCAGGGAGCTGCTGGCCACAACCGATCATTCCATTGCTCAGATAGCATCGCTGGCCGGTTTCTCGTCCCAGTCGTATTTTGCCCAGGTTTTTAAACGCGAGGTCGGTAAATCGCCGGCCCAGTACAGAAAAGAAGGTCCTCTTAAGAGTATTTGA
- a CDS encoding GntR family transcriptional regulator produces the protein MNDESLLGGGYIHTNTFKEQAYELIKDAVLYNRFRIGAVYSQEAICNELGISRTPVREALLELQKEGYVCFCRGKGVKVVPVTEDDARDILEMRMLMERNNARLAAVRSTDEEIEGLLQCLDELKRNLDSRDSRFLYRIDHKFHRGIANATHNGWMSRETGLLLDNYLRFEVKSVYNNSIDARIVWEEHQAIGAAIRDRNPEKAEQAVSRHLNNSYKRTLSPLWEE, from the coding sequence ATGAATGATGAATCTCTGCTGGGTGGAGGGTATATCCACACGAATACATTTAAGGAACAGGCATATGAACTGATTAAGGATGCCGTGCTTTACAACCGTTTCCGGATCGGAGCGGTCTATTCACAGGAAGCAATCTGCAATGAGCTGGGAATCAGCCGCACGCCGGTGCGCGAGGCCCTGCTGGAGCTGCAGAAAGAAGGCTATGTCTGTTTTTGCCGGGGCAAGGGCGTGAAAGTAGTTCCCGTGACGGAGGATGACGCCAGGGATATCCTGGAGATGCGTATGTTAATGGAACGCAATAATGCCAGGCTGGCCGCCGTGAGGAGCACGGACGAGGAGATAGAGGGGCTGCTTCAGTGTCTCGATGAACTGAAAAGGAATCTGGATTCCAGGGACAGCCGTTTCCTCTACCGGATCGATCACAAATTCCACCGTGGAATTGCCAATGCGACCCACAATGGCTGGATGAGCCGCGAGACGGGGCTGCTTTTAGACAATTATCTGCGCTTTGAGGTTAAATCAGTGTATAATAACTCGATTGATGCCCGGATTGTATGGGAAGAACATCAGGCTATCGGCGCTGCCATCCGTGATCGCAACCCGGAAAAGGCCGAGCAGGCCGTGAGCCGCCACCTGAATAATTCCTATAAGCGGACGCTCAGCCCATTATGGGAAGAGTAG
- a CDS encoding BMP family ABC transporter substrate-binding protein — protein sequence MSYDDYSKAHKAGKKEYQRHLSEGSYPYLQALDESISHIDIVSEVRLGLQQIPAELIAGTRSIGRRTAFAPNYMPLLDPHSEFASKWINLCDSHLKEGIREPVTACEFMGHFYIMEGNKRVSVLKYFDSPFIPAVVTRLIPRRTKETDNIIYYEYMNFHRLTNVNYVLFGREGGFTRLAAAVAGDSKTVWSEEMRMDFAAAYVKFRSTYMASGGSRLPVKTGDALLSYIEIYGYASLLNDPSSKVKENMAKIWDEFTLLKEKQTVELVMDPVDASPRKKFIDILLPPSPKQVRIAFIHSKNAATSSWTYAHELGRRHVEEIFKGQAQTLCIDNVTAGEDAQAAIKKAIDAGCGIIFTTTPEFIPASLKAAVEYPDVKILNCSLNTSHRYIRTYYGRMYEAKFLCGMIAGSLADNNHIGYIADYPIYGMTANINAFALGARMVNPRAEIYLKWSTVKEDDIVEYFRKHHISYISSQDMIIPRFASRQFGLYRFENAADGSTPFNAATPLWNWGKFYEKIIGSIISGSWDENDSSDSRALNYWWGLSAGVVDIIYTQNLAPGTKKLVEFMRRAVESGSFHPFAGTLYSQDGIVQKDDDHILTPEEIITMDWLADNIIGTIPDFGMLADEARPVVRLQGLRRPKDI from the coding sequence ATGTCTTATGATGATTATTCAAAAGCCCACAAGGCAGGAAAAAAGGAATACCAGCGCCATCTTTCGGAGGGCAGCTATCCCTACCTGCAGGCCCTTGATGAAAGTATTTCCCATATCGATATTGTTTCCGAGGTGCGGCTCGGACTGCAGCAGATTCCGGCGGAGCTGATTGCCGGGACGAGGAGCATCGGCAGACGGACGGCTTTTGCCCCGAATTATATGCCGCTTCTGGACCCTCATTCGGAATTTGCCTCCAAATGGATTAATCTCTGTGATTCCCATTTGAAGGAGGGGATCCGTGAGCCGGTAACCGCCTGCGAATTTATGGGCCATTTTTACATCATGGAGGGTAATAAACGGGTCAGTGTCCTGAAGTATTTTGACTCTCCCTTTATCCCCGCCGTTGTCACCCGGCTGATTCCCAGACGGACGAAAGAAACCGACAATATCATTTACTATGAGTATATGAATTTCCACCGGCTGACCAACGTCAACTATGTCCTGTTCGGACGTGAGGGCGGTTTTACCCGTCTTGCCGCCGCCGTGGCCGGTGACAGCAAGACGGTCTGGTCCGAGGAGATGCGGATGGATTTTGCCGCAGCCTATGTAAAATTCCGCAGCACCTACATGGCCAGCGGCGGTTCCCGGCTCCCCGTTAAAACCGGCGACGCCCTTCTGTCCTATATTGAAATATACGGCTATGCGTCACTTCTTAACGATCCGTCGTCCAAAGTGAAAGAAAACATGGCAAAAATCTGGGATGAATTTACGCTTCTCAAAGAAAAACAGACCGTGGAACTGGTCATGGATCCCGTGGATGCCTCGCCCAGGAAAAAGTTTATCGACATCCTGCTTCCACCTTCCCCAAAACAGGTCAGAATTGCGTTTATCCACTCCAAGAACGCCGCCACATCAAGCTGGACCTACGCCCATGAATTGGGCAGACGCCATGTGGAAGAGATTTTCAAGGGGCAGGCCCAGACGCTCTGCATCGACAACGTGACCGCAGGGGAAGATGCCCAGGCGGCCATTAAAAAAGCCATCGACGCCGGGTGCGGCATTATTTTCACCACCACCCCCGAATTTATTCCCGCCAGCCTGAAAGCGGCGGTGGAATACCCTGACGTCAAGATACTGAACTGTTCGCTGAATACCTCCCACCGCTATATCAGAACCTATTACGGAAGGATGTATGAAGCAAAGTTTCTCTGCGGGATGATCGCGGGCTCCCTGGCGGACAACAACCACATCGGCTACATTGCCGATTATCCGATATACGGTATGACGGCCAATATCAACGCGTTCGCCCTGGGCGCGCGTATGGTGAATCCAAGAGCTGAGATTTACCTGAAATGGTCCACGGTGAAAGAGGATGATATCGTGGAGTATTTCAGGAAACACCATATTTCCTATATATCCAGCCAGGATATGATTATCCCGCGGTTTGCCTCACGCCAGTTCGGCCTGTACCGCTTCGAAAATGCCGCGGACGGCAGCACGCCCTTTAACGCGGCCACTCCGCTGTGGAACTGGGGAAAATTCTATGAGAAAATTATTGGAAGTATCATCAGCGGATCCTGGGATGAGAATGATTCCTCCGACAGCAGGGCACTGAACTACTGGTGGGGCCTGTCGGCCGGGGTTGTGGATATCATTTACACCCAGAATCTTGCCCCAGGCACCAAAAAGCTGGTGGAATTCATGCGCCGCGCCGTGGAGTCAGGTTCTTTCCATCCATTTGCAGGAACGCTGTATTCCCAGGACGGTATAGTTCAAAAGGATGACGATCACATCCTCACACCCGAGGAAATTATCACGATGGACTGGCTGGCTGACAATATTATAGGCACGATTCCCGATTTCGGGATGCTGGCCGATGAGGCCCGGCCGGTTGTCCGGCTGCAGGGACTCCGCAGGCCCAAGGACATCTGA
- a CDS encoding metallophosphoesterase yields MKILTLADEESKSLWDYFEKSKLDGVDLIISCGDLAPQYLSFLATFTHAPVLYVHGNHDDCYEQTPPEGCICIEDKIYNYKGIRILGLGGSMRYRDGIHQYTQGAMNRRVSRLWPKLAYSRGFDILVSHAPAYGFNDGEDLPHTGFQAFNRLMDKYKPAYFIHGHVHANYGGNFKRNSVYGDTTVINAYERYLVDYEDKEKTE; encoded by the coding sequence ATGAAAATACTGACACTGGCTGACGAGGAGTCCAAGTCCCTCTGGGATTATTTTGAGAAATCAAAGCTGGACGGGGTCGATTTAATCATTTCCTGTGGTGACCTGGCCCCGCAGTACCTCTCCTTTCTGGCCACGTTTACGCACGCTCCGGTGCTCTATGTCCATGGCAACCACGACGACTGCTATGAACAGACACCGCCCGAAGGCTGCATCTGCATTGAAGATAAAATTTACAATTACAAAGGAATCCGGATCCTGGGTCTGGGCGGCTCCATGCGTTACCGCGACGGCATCCACCAATACACCCAGGGTGCCATGAACCGGCGTGTCTCCAGGCTCTGGCCCAAACTGGCCTACAGCCGCGGATTTGATATTCTCGTATCCCACGCCCCGGCCTACGGTTTCAATGACGGGGAGGATCTCCCGCACACCGGCTTCCAGGCATTTAACAGGCTGATGGACAAATACAAACCGGCCTACTTTATCCATGGCCATGTCCACGCAAATTATGGTGGGAATTTCAAGCGGAATTCCGTTTATGGTGATACCACGGTAATAAATGCCTATGAGAGATATCTGGTGGACTATGAAGATAAAGAAAAAACGGAATAA
- a CDS encoding GNAT family N-acetyltransferase, whose product MIEYAETHLAGPDGVMLAVRDEDGRFQDAALRMEYRPTQYKDCTSVFDMDENRLEFELPEGFVVTSMKDTFDPYQYGRILWNGFNHELDGDGPYLPSQDDLDGFRKEFERPNVNLDLKIAIVAPDGNFAAYCGMWQDNASTDVLVEPVATDPVYRKMGLGRAAVRDGGIDTLLVLTTTSPNIPVSFFIN is encoded by the coding sequence ATGATTGAATATGCAGAAACGCATCTGGCAGGGCCGGATGGGGTGATGCTTGCTGTCCGGGATGAGGACGGAAGGTTTCAGGATGCTGCTTTAAGGATGGAATATCGGCCGACTCAGTATAAGGACTGTACTTCTGTTTTCGACATGGATGAAAACCGGCTTGAATTTGAGTTGCCTGAAGGATTTGTTGTTACCAGTATGAAAGATACGTTTGACCCTTATCAGTATGGAAGGATTCTCTGGAACGGGTTTAACCACGAGTTGGACGGGGACGGCCCCTATCTGCCCTCGCAGGATGATTTGGATGGGTTCCGAAAGGAATTTGAACGCCCTAATGTAAATCTTGACTTGAAAATTGCGATTGTGGCGCCGGATGGAAATTTCGCCGCTTATTGCGGTATGTGGCAGGATAATGCCTCGACGGACGTATTGGTGGAACCGGTCGCTACGGATCCTGTCTACCGAAAAATGGGGCTCGGCCGGGCGGCTGTCCGGGACGGTGGTATCGACACTCTTCTCGTCCTCACCACCACGTCCCCGAACATCCCCGTATCTTTTTTCATCAACTAA
- a CDS encoding helix-turn-helix transcriptional regulator: MGIVGERLRLLREKNGKTQEDISRVIGTTQQIYSRYETSKTELPVRHLLNLSSYYNVSTDFLLGRIDYPKIPPEFSNYLIQNVTIGDFVCRIDSFGGRSKRHLVDYVNYLTYLENTEKLKKDEKPKHLPQ, from the coding sequence ATGGGAATTGTCGGTGAACGTCTCCGCCTTTTGCGTGAAAAGAACGGCAAGACTCAGGAGGATATCTCCCGGGTCATTGGCACAACACAGCAGATTTACTCTCGTTACGAAACCAGTAAAACGGAGCTTCCTGTCCGGCATTTACTTAACCTGTCCTCCTACTATAATGTCAGTACGGATTTCCTTCTAGGCCGCATAGATTATCCCAAGATCCCTCCTGAATTTTCCAATTACCTGATTCAGAATGTCACAATTGGCGATTTTGTCTGCCGAATCGATTCTTTCGGAGGCAGATCAAAGAGGCACCTGGTGGATTACGTTAACTATCTCACCTATCTGGAAAACACCGAAAAGCTTAAGAAAGATGAAAAGCCAAAGCATCTTCCACAATGA